One Benincasa hispida cultivar B227 chromosome 5, ASM972705v1, whole genome shotgun sequence genomic window carries:
- the LOC120077458 gene encoding CST complex subunit STN1 isoform X2 produces the protein MGQKFNSARIRKLHIRFPMNQRQRLSLYHTHIKLLGFDINSLNQKSSSSSSSDAVSFSRNGYAVSCSEIVGVVVSHDLKPNRFLKFSVDDGTACVGCILWLNHLTSPYFASRHQPDVRIMGNVATHFAAQIRVGIVARVRGKLSSYRGVVQITVSDVVVEEDPNAEILHWLDSMSCNTFALNLNGLQVQASSGGL, from the exons ATGGGCCAGAAATTTAACTCAGCCAGAATCAGAAAACTACACATTAGGTTTCCGATGAACCAACGGCAACGCCTCTCCCTCTACCACACCCATATCAAGCTTCTTGGTTTCGACATTAATTCCCTCAACCAAAAatcctcttcttcctcttcttctgaTGCAGTTTCTTTCTCTCGCAATGGCTATGCTGTTTCCTGTTCAGAGATCGTCGGCGTTGTGGTCTCTCATGACCTGAAACCTAACAGGTTTCTTAAATTTTCCGTCGACGATGGTACCGCCTGTGTCGGTTGCATCCTGTGGCTAAATCATCTCACATCGCCTTATTTTGCTTCCCGCCATCAGCCAGATGTTCGAATAATGGGAAACGTGGCGACCCATTTCGCAGCCCAAATTAGGGTTGGGATTGTTGCTAGGGTTCGGGGGAAATTGAGCAGCTATAGAGGAGTGGTGCAGATTACAGTGTCAGATGTTGTGGTTGAGGAAGACCCAAATGCTGAAATTCTGCATTGGTTGGATTCTATGAG TTGCAATACTTTTGCTTTGAATTTAAATGGCCTTCAGGTTCAGGCTAGCTCAGGTGGGCTATAA
- the LOC120077458 gene encoding CST complex subunit STN1 isoform X1, translating into MGQKFNSARIRKLHIRFPMNQRQRLSLYHTHIKLLGFDINSLNQKSSSSSSSDAVSFSRNGYAVSCSEIVGVVVSHDLKPNRFLKFSVDDGTACVGCILWLNHLTSPYFASRHQPDVRIMGNVATHFAAQIRVGIVARVRGKLSSYRGVVQITVSDVVVEEDPNAEILHWLDSMRFRLAQVGYKTQRSSWIDLTFLVATMKNKEAGGQNSL; encoded by the exons ATGGGCCAGAAATTTAACTCAGCCAGAATCAGAAAACTACACATTAGGTTTCCGATGAACCAACGGCAACGCCTCTCCCTCTACCACACCCATATCAAGCTTCTTGGTTTCGACATTAATTCCCTCAACCAAAAatcctcttcttcctcttcttctgaTGCAGTTTCTTTCTCTCGCAATGGCTATGCTGTTTCCTGTTCAGAGATCGTCGGCGTTGTGGTCTCTCATGACCTGAAACCTAACAGGTTTCTTAAATTTTCCGTCGACGATGGTACCGCCTGTGTCGGTTGCATCCTGTGGCTAAATCATCTCACATCGCCTTATTTTGCTTCCCGCCATCAGCCAGATGTTCGAATAATGGGAAACGTGGCGACCCATTTCGCAGCCCAAATTAGGGTTGGGATTGTTGCTAGGGTTCGGGGGAAATTGAGCAGCTATAGAGGAGTGGTGCAGATTACAGTGTCAGATGTTGTGGTTGAGGAAGACCCAAATGCTGAAATTCTGCATTGGTTGGATTCTATGAG GTTCAGGCTAGCTCAGGTGGGCTATAAAACACAGAGGTCGAGCTGGATCGATCTAACCTTCTTGGTGGCCACGATGAAAAACAAAGAAGCCGGTGGACAAAATTCCTTATGA